TGTTAACTCTCACGAGTTTGATGGTTGCGTCTTATATGTGCCTGAGGGGATGAATGATGAATCGCTGAAAAAACTAATCAATAAAACATTGGAAAATATTGATTTTGAAGATAAGGATATGTTACTTCCGATGCTAAGAATTGAAAGGAAACCCTTTGTGTGATTGTTTTTCAATTTCTTTCCACACTTCTTTTAACCCGTTCCAATCAATTGAAAACTTCAACTTTGGAATCACAACATCATTAATTTTTTTCACAGCAAATTCGGAGGTGTAAACCGTTCTTGAAATTTTCCCTGATGTCCAACCGCAGTATCTTTCAATAAAAATTTCTTCTACTTCATTTTCATAAAGTTTGGTTGCGACATTTTTTCTAAAGGTATGAAACACTTTTTTTCCATTTTCAGTATTTTTGGAATTTTTGACATCAACTTTTTTTAGGTAATCATTAAACCACTTGGATAATTGTTTTCCGTAGGATTCCGCAAAATAGTTCAATCCCGGAAACAATCTTTTTTCTCCGTTTCCGTTAGGTGAATATCCTAAAATGTCTAAATATTCTTGAAACCCAATTTCAAAAAGTTGTGGATGTATCGGAATATTCCTTTTTGACATTCTGTTTTTTAGTCTCTGTGTGAGTCGTTCATCTGATAGTTTAATATAAAAAATTCCATCTTCTGATTTATTGATGTCGTCAAGAAAGATTTGGCAAATTTCGTTTTGCCTTGCGCCACTAAACAACCCAAAAATTGGAATCCAAAATTTGGCACACCTAATTTCAAAACTTTGAGAATTATTGATTGAGTCCAGATAATTTTGTTTATCAAAAATTTTCTTTAAGTCATCGTTGCTGAAAACAACAGGTAGTGAGTCCTTTGTATTGGTTAACTTGCCAACAGTTACACTTACAACTGGAGATTTTTGGATATAATCATTTCGTTCTAACCAATTAAAAAATGTTTTGATATTTAATATCAAATTATTACAAGTTCTTAGGGTTCTTGGTTTTTCTCCCAATTCCAATATTTCTTGAATTGTTTTTTCTCTAAATTTGGGGTTTTTACTCAGGTTTGGTGGTAATCGTTTTAGAATATTTGTAAAATCGTTCAGTTTATCTTTGGAATACTCTGAAATGTCATTATCGCCAAGAACCCAGATAAAAAGTTTCAGAAGGGATTCATATTCATTGATTGTTTGTTGCTTTGTTCCTTTTTCTCTATGATAGTCCAAGTATTGAGGAATCATAGTTGAAAGTAACTTTGGATTTTGGATGGGATTTGTTGGACTGATTTCAGTTGTTTGAATGATTTTTGGTGAAGGTAATTCTTGAATTTTTTTAAATTGATGAACTACTTCTGACGTGGGAATAATAGAACTTATATTTGATGCTTCATATTCCTGTTTTGCTTGTGAAAAAATATCCCATTCTGACTGTTTTTCTCCACTAACTAAAGCAATTTTCAGGTTCAAGATTTCTTCTTTTATCTTAATCAACCCTTGAAATAAACTATTGTATTCAAAAGTGTTTTGCTTTGGAATTTCAAATGCGGTTAGATTTAGAGTTTCTCTTATCTCCATATCAACTTTTTTTTTTAATGAGGGGAAATCCTCCTTGTTTTTCAAATCACTAAGATGTTGATTTAGATTTGAAATTCTTTTTTCGTTGGCATTTTCTGTCCAATCAGTAATTCCCCAAAAGTAATGCTCGCTATGTCTTTTGCCAGAATGAAGTTTTGTTTTTAAAATCAATTTAATGTCTTCAATCGTTAATTCTTTTCCCATTTCCCCATTCCTAATCGCAAAATAAAGACTTTGCGATTCAATATATAAATATTTGGAAAGATGTTTTGCCTGGCGTTTATCAACTGTGTGAAGGGACAACAAAAATTGTCTCTTTTTCAGAGTTTCTATCAAATCCAAGGGGATTGTGGAAAGGAAAAAATAAGAATGGGAAGATTCTTTGTAGATATAGAAGTTACGCATTTCTTACCTGAAAAATTGACTACTAACATTGAGTAGATTTTGAAATAAATCAATTTTCAGTAAGAATTAAGTCGGTAACCTATTGAAATAAAATGAATTTTAATCAATGGGGAATGCCGAGAAAGGGACTCGAACCCTTACAGGCGTTGCCCACTACCCCCTCAAGATAGCGTGTCTACCAATTTCACCACCTCGGCATATAAAAAAGATCCGGCATGAATATGTAATTCTCCTCTGAGACGCAAGTCTTTTTTCTTCAGTTTTCTCGCTTGATGGTCAGGAACGATACCAACTCTTCCATCAAAGATCGTGCCGGCGTGGCAGGCAGATGTTTCAGGCAGTCATACGCCTGTTCCGCATGCGATTCACAATAGTTTCTGACAGCATCAATCGATCCGGTTTTTATGGCACGCTCAATGGCCCATTCAATTTCTTCAGGAGAATTTTTTTCTCTCGGTTTGAGTAGAATTTCATGCAGGGTCTCCGCTTCAGATGACGAAAGTCGTTCAAACATCTCAATGGTGATCAGGGTCCGTTTTCCTTCTTCAAAATCACCCCCCTGTTCTTTGCCATACCCTCCTGAATGAGCCGAAGGTGCCTGATGCTCACTGTCCGCGATCAGATTCAGGACATCATCCCGTGCCTGAAAACCAATGCCGATGCTTTCTCCGAAGCGGCCGATCCATGAAATGTCCTCGTCAGAGGCTCCGGCAAGAAGGGCGCCGCATTCACAGGGGCCACGTCCGGAATACCAGCCTGTTTTTCGGGTGATCATCTGCTGATATTCCTCCCGTGTCGGGAATTTATCATGACTGACCCAGCCAATATCCATGGCTTGACCTTCAAAAGTATAGCGGATCACCTGATTGAAATGCCGGATCAAATTCATGGTTGTGGCGGTTCCCAGTCGGGATTCATTGTCCATGAGGGTTTCAAACACCAGGCCCAACATGCAGTCTCCCGCATTGAGCGCCAGGGGGATTCCATGCAATCGATGCAGAGTGGGTTTTCCTCTGCGTGTCATGGAATCGTCTTCAATGTCATCATGGATCAGCGCAAAATTTTGAAACAACTCAAACGCGGTGGCCGTCAACAACGCATCTTGGGGTTTTCCTCCAAAAAGTTCACAGGAAAGCAACACCAGCGCTGAACGGAATTTTTTTCCACCCCGCGATGGGTAATCGTGCATCAGGTCATACAAATATTCACGGGGTTCCCGGAGTGGAATCCGGTTGCTGATTTCCTGCTGAATGAAAGATCCTGCCTGTTGCAGATAATCTTTTAAAAACCGGTATTGTGCGGCTGAAAACTGATCAAGGGACATGAAAACCTATGGTGTAGCATCGTTGGGAGGAATTTGTTGAGACTGTGGAATCTGGTATAATTGTAAAATTCTCTGGTCTGCCTGAGGCAAGTCGCTCACTGGTAACACAAGATTCATGCGCTCATCTCCGGGTAAAAACCGGATTTGATGAAATGCTCCTGAGGGCGAATCAAACGCGCTCACAACATCCTGTATGGTTTGAATCGATTTTCCGTTGATTTCAGTGACTACCATGTTGGACAGATCCTGATAGCCAATATTGATGGGGTCCGGCAGGACACGGGTGAGCAGGATGATGTGGCGATTTTTATTTTCTGATAGAAATTCATCCAGTTGAGCAAACAGCCTCAGGCGCAGGGGGGCTTTGGCATTCCAGTTATTTCCCCACAACGTGAGGTAATCCATGGTGAGCGGTTGGAACAGCAACCCGCCTCTCAACACATACGTTGGCGGTTGTTCCGCATTTTCCAGGGGAATGTAATAATCCGCTTCTGAAAGTCTGGTGACTTTTCCCTGGAGGGTCATCGGTTTTCCCTGCCGGATGACATGGAAGGTTGCCTGAGTCTGTTGCGCCAATGAATCTGTCAGCAGGTAATCAAACAACACATCGCCCCATTGAGGATGTGAGATATTGCCCTCATTGGAAATGTTCCATTCATTGATTCCTGTTAAAAAATCTTTAGGTTGAAGAACATCTGTTCCCACCCCTCCGTGCAGGACACGGTTGATCCACACCCCTTCCTGATCTTGCGGAATTTGATGATAGTCACGAATGCTGTCATCCGCGATTTTCTGCCAGGTGAAGCCCCGGTTGGGAAAACCGGAATAGGGATGCTGTTGCGCCTTTTGAAGGAAGGTTTGCAGATAAAACGAAGGCAGGGCTTCAAGGCCGTTATTGGCAGACTGAACAGCCATCCCTGTCAGTGTCTGTCCTTCAAAAACACCATGTCCATCCGCATGATGAAAATTGCTTCCCTCAATAAACATAATCGGCTGATGCAATCGGCTGTAAGGTCGGAAGCCCATGCTGAGCCTGGTGATAGTTCCCGGTATGGTCTTCAAATTTCTGACGGATTTGATTTGTGTCAGCATTACCGGGCCGGTATTGGCTTCCCCCCAGGAAACAGGTTCGAGGTTTTTCCAGAACTCTTCGTCCGCGACATCCAGCAATGCCAGATTGATCGAGGCGTCGATCCGGGTCAAGAGGCCTTCCCATGTTTTAGCTTTGTCAGGGTGTCGTACTTGAATCAAGGTTCGGCTGTTCACCATCTGAGCCGTTGTCAGCAATTGATGTGGCCCCACAACGATGGCGGCACCCTGTCGCGCGCCCACGGATTTTTTATTCCACGGTAACAACCAGTCATATTCCTGAAAATATACTTTGAGGACAACGATATGCTTGTCATAAGAATATACTTCCTGAGTTTCTTCGGCATGAATCGTGGTCTGTCCCAGGGTGATCCCAAGCCATAGCAGACACAGGAATTGAAATGGCTGGATGCCTTTGCGGGCAACGGAACGGGTTGAAAATTGGAATATTGGATACATGGAATTGTTTACTCCTGAATTCGTTCAGCCTGTGGGATGCCATATTGGCGCAGTATTTTTTCATTATTGTCATCTGCCAGTTTTCTGTTCATGATGATCGGCATCGATGTCCATTGGCTTTCAAAAACATAGTATTGCTCGTCTTTCTGGCTTCGTAGAACTTCCTTGAGATGCCGGATCGACTGAATAATCACGCCGTTGACTTTATTCAGAACAAAATGATTCATGGCGGTGTAACCCGAGTTGAAGGAAGCAGGAAGAATCTGCGCCAGCACAACGACTTGCTCACGTCTTGTTTCAGCTTGTTCTGTGCCTCTGAATAACAGTTCATAAACCAGTGTGGCGGAGGCACTGCCTACTGTTTGAAGATAATTGCGATTCAGCGGAGTGAAAACCAGTCCACCCACAATCAGATATTCAGGAAGAACATCGTAACTGTTGCGGATTTCCTGACTGTAGGGCGGGGGTTTTAATTGGAGGGTTATGGTCTGAACAGACTGGTTTCTGAGAACGGTCAGGTTCAGTGAA
This is a stretch of genomic DNA from SAR324 cluster bacterium. It encodes these proteins:
- a CDS encoding tyrosine-type recombinase/integrase, encoding MRNFYIYKESSHSYFFLSTIPLDLIETLKKRQFLLSLHTVDKRQAKHLSKYLYIESQSLYFAIRNGEMGKELTIEDIKLILKTKLHSGKRHSEHYFWGITDWTENANEKRISNLNQHLSDLKNKEDFPSLKKKVDMEIRETLNLTAFEIPKQNTFEYNSLFQGLIKIKEEILNLKIALVSGEKQSEWDIFSQAKQEYEASNISSIIPTSEVVHQFKKIQELPSPKIIQTTEISPTNPIQNPKLLSTMIPQYLDYHREKGTKQQTINEYESLLKLFIWVLGDNDISEYSKDKLNDFTNILKRLPPNLSKNPKFREKTIQEILELGEKPRTLRTCNNLILNIKTFFNWLERNDYIQKSPVVSVTVGKLTNTKDSLPVVFSNDDLKKIFDKQNYLDSINNSQSFEIRCAKFWIPIFGLFSGARQNEICQIFLDDINKSEDGIFYIKLSDERLTQRLKNRMSKRNIPIHPQLFEIGFQEYLDILGYSPNGNGEKRLFPGLNYFAESYGKQLSKWFNDYLKKVDVKNSKNTENGKKVFHTFRKNVATKLYENEVEEIFIERYCGWTSGKISRTVYTSEFAVKKINDVVIPKLKFSIDWNGLKEVWKEIEKQSHKGFPFNS
- a CDS encoding polyprenyl synthetase family protein; translation: MSLDQFSAAQYRFLKDYLQQAGSFIQQEISNRIPLREPREYLYDLMHDYPSRGGKKFRSALVLLSCELFGGKPQDALLTATAFELFQNFALIHDDIEDDSMTRRGKPTLHRLHGIPLALNAGDCMLGLVFETLMDNESRLGTATTMNLIRHFNQVIRYTFEGQAMDIGWVSHDKFPTREEYQQMITRKTGWYSGRGPCECGALLAGASDEDISWIGRFGESIGIGFQARDDVLNLIADSEHQAPSAHSGGYGKEQGGDFEEGKRTLITIEMFERLSSSEAETLHEILLKPREKNSPEEIEWAIERAIKTGSIDAVRNYCESHAEQAYDCLKHLPATPARSLMEELVSFLTIKREN